One window of the Thermodesulfomicrobium sp. WS genome contains the following:
- a CDS encoding SDR family oxidoreductase — translation MTEPIAVLGASGYIGGRLVPALLEQGFGVRALGRSAAKLACRPWGRHPRVQVTVADALDQAALARALEGCQAVYYLVHSMTSAQGDFAQRDRQAAQTMARAAQAAGVRRIIYLGGLGDPKTELSEHLRSRFEVGEVLGAGTVPLTWLRAAVILGSGSASFEMIRYLTERLPVMLVPRWVDTPCQPIAVSNVIEYLVGVLAEPRTAGGMFDIGGPEVLTYRRLLELYAEVAGLPRRWIIGVPVLTPRLSSWWVHLVTPVPASLARPLAEGLRNPAVCQEHAIRALVPVRLLSAREAMARALMRTRHHQVATCWSDAGPLPMPEWLSCSDASFAGGTLLRAAYAMDVDAPPQAVWDVLTRLGGDFGWLFGDALWTLRGAVDRVLGGVGLRRGRRHPTEIRVGDALDFWRVLDVVEGARLVLGAEMRLPGEAVLDLRVHPAAGGSRVELRARYRPKGLWGIVYWQSLVPVHRWLFQGFLRRLAEKAASRQVRGPYPIAPSEEDACPIS, via the coding sequence ATGACGGAACCCATCGCGGTGTTGGGGGCTTCGGGGTATATCGGCGGGCGTTTGGTCCCCGCCTTGCTGGAGCAGGGGTTTGGCGTGCGGGCCTTGGGGCGCTCGGCGGCCAAGCTGGCGTGTCGGCCGTGGGGTCGGCACCCGCGGGTGCAGGTGACGGTGGCCGATGCCTTGGATCAGGCAGCGCTGGCCCGCGCTTTGGAAGGCTGCCAGGCGGTCTATTACCTGGTGCATTCCATGACCTCGGCACAGGGCGATTTTGCCCAACGCGACCGCCAAGCCGCGCAGACCATGGCCCGCGCCGCCCAAGCGGCTGGAGTGCGGCGCATCATCTACTTGGGAGGCCTGGGAGACCCGAAGACGGAGCTCAGCGAGCATTTGCGTTCCCGCTTCGAGGTGGGGGAGGTCTTGGGCGCCGGAACGGTGCCGCTCACCTGGCTGCGGGCGGCAGTGATCCTGGGCTCTGGCAGCGCTTCCTTCGAGATGATCCGGTATCTTACCGAGCGCCTCCCGGTGATGTTGGTGCCGCGCTGGGTGGACACGCCGTGCCAGCCCATCGCGGTGTCCAACGTCATCGAATATCTCGTGGGAGTCCTCGCCGAGCCGCGCACTGCGGGGGGCATGTTCGACATCGGCGGCCCGGAGGTGCTCACCTACCGCCGCCTGCTGGAACTCTACGCCGAGGTGGCCGGCCTTCCCCGGCGCTGGATCATCGGCGTGCCGGTGCTCACCCCCCGGCTTTCGTCCTGGTGGGTCCACCTGGTGACTCCAGTGCCCGCCTCCCTGGCGCGGCCTTTGGCCGAAGGGCTGCGCAATCCCGCCGTGTGCCAGGAGCACGCCATTCGGGCCTTGGTGCCGGTGCGGCTGCTTTCCGCCCGCGAGGCCATGGCCCGGGCGCTCATGCGCACCCGCCACCACCAGGTGGCCACGTGCTGGTCCGATGCCGGGCCGCTGCCCATGCCGGAGTGGCTTTCGTGTTCCGATGCCTCCTTCGCCGGGGGAACCCTCCTGCGCGCGGCCTATGCCATGGATGTGGATGCGCCGCCGCAGGCGGTGTGGGATGTCCTGACGCGCTTGGGCGGAGACTTTGGCTGGCTCTTTGGCGATGCCTTGTGGACGCTTCGGGGCGCAGTGGACCGGGTGCTGGGCGGCGTGGGACTTCGCCGCGGCCGGCGGCACCCCACGGAGATCCGGGTGGGCGATGCCCTGGATTTCTGGCGGGTGCTCGACGTGGTGGAGGGCGCACGCTTGGTGCTGGGAGCGGAGATGCGACTGCCGGGCGAGGCAGTGCTCGATCTGCGGGTGCATCCGGCAGCAGGCGGCTCGCGGGTGGAGTTGCGCGCCCGCTACCGGCCCAAGGGGCTTTGGGGGATTGTGTACTGGCAGTCCCTCGTGCCCGTCCACCGCTGGCTCTTTCAGGGCTTTTTGCGGCGTTTGGCCGAGAAGGCCGCAAGCCGCCAGGTGCGAGGCCCCTATCCCATTGCCCCCTCTGAGGAGGACGCATGTCCGATTTCCTAG
- a CDS encoding pyridoxamine 5'-phosphate oxidase family protein: protein MSDFLDTDIRTRALALMGAERSAVLALCHEGRPRCFQMAVALGADEQRVYLATSQDSSKYPMLLACPRVCLFFSTARNRDTDPQHAATLEVQGVIEPVAGTRELQARQLLVARHGTLEQFLGDPGTRILAVRMTRLVLTERFQQVAVLDVDS from the coding sequence ATGTCCGATTTCCTAGACACCGATATCCGCACGCGGGCCCTGGCGCTCATGGGTGCCGAGCGCTCGGCGGTGCTGGCCCTCTGCCATGAAGGCCGTCCCCGATGTTTTCAAATGGCCGTGGCCTTGGGGGCGGACGAGCAGCGGGTGTATCTGGCAACGTCGCAGGATTCCAGCAAATACCCCATGCTTCTGGCCTGTCCCAGGGTGTGCCTCTTTTTTTCCACGGCGCGCAACCGGGACACGGACCCGCAGCACGCTGCAACCCTCGAAGTGCAGGGCGTCATCGAGCCGGTGGCCGGGACGCGAGAGCTGCAGGCGCGGCAGCTTTTGGTTGCGCGCCATGGGACTTTGGAGCAATTCTTGGGCGATCCCGGGACACGAATCCTGGCCGTGCGCATGACGCGCTTGGTGCTGACCGAGCGTTTCCAGCAGGTTGCCGTGCTGGACGTGGATTCTTGA
- a CDS encoding DUF523 and DUF1722 domain-containing protein, producing MEPLSTIRLGISRCLLGHPVRYDGGHKHDPFLTQTLGQYVDYVPVCPEVECGLPVPREAMRLVRTPQGVRLLTQKTGIDHTDRMLAWAAPRLDALEKEGLCGFIFKSRSPSSGMERVKIYGATGQVVDHGSGIFAGLFMARFPLLPVEEEGRLHDPLLRENFIDRIFCLQRFREGVEKEPSLGALVQFHTRHKLQILSHSPEHYRALGRLVAHAKGQPLAEVVRAYQELLLAALRLKATVPKNRNVLQHIMGYFKLDLTREEKRELEDIIRQYARGILPLIVPVTLLSHYARKYEVRYLLEQTYLSPHPLELKLRNHV from the coding sequence ATGGAACCTTTGAGCACGATTCGCCTGGGCATCAGCCGCTGTCTTTTGGGGCATCCCGTGCGCTACGACGGCGGTCACAAGCACGACCCTTTTCTCACCCAGACCTTGGGCCAATACGTCGACTACGTGCCGGTGTGTCCGGAGGTGGAGTGCGGCCTGCCGGTCCCCCGCGAGGCCATGCGCCTGGTGCGCACCCCGCAGGGGGTGCGGCTTTTGACGCAGAAGACCGGCATCGACCACACGGATCGCATGCTGGCGTGGGCCGCCCCGCGCCTGGACGCCCTAGAAAAAGAGGGGCTTTGCGGTTTCATCTTCAAATCCAGGTCGCCGTCCAGCGGCATGGAGCGGGTGAAAATCTATGGTGCCACGGGCCAGGTGGTGGATCATGGCTCGGGGATCTTTGCCGGGCTCTTCATGGCCCGTTTTCCGCTCCTGCCGGTGGAAGAAGAGGGACGCTTGCACGACCCCCTGCTGCGGGAAAACTTTATCGACCGCATCTTCTGCCTGCAGCGCTTTCGGGAGGGTGTGGAAAAGGAGCCCAGCCTGGGCGCACTCGTGCAGTTCCATACCCGCCACAAGCTGCAGATCCTCTCCCACAGCCCCGAGCATTACCGCGCCTTGGGGCGGCTGGTGGCCCACGCCAAAGGTCAGCCCTTGGCCGAGGTGGTGCGCGCGTACCAGGAGCTTTTGCTTGCGGCCCTGCGCCTCAAGGCCACGGTGCCTAAAAATCGCAACGTGCTCCAGCACATCATGGGCTACTTCAAGCTGGACCTCACCCGCGAGGAAAAGCGCGAGCTGGAAGACATCATCCGCCAGTACGCCCGGGGGATTTTGCCGCTCATCGTGCCGGTGACCCTGCTTTCCCACTACGCCCGCAAGTACGAGGTCCGCTATCTGCTGGAGCAGACGTATTTGTCCCCGCATCCCCTGGAGCTCAAACTCCGCAATCACGTGTAA
- a CDS encoding DUF445 family protein has translation MLEVVGISTVVCALVGWGTNVLAVRMLFRPYRPWRVGPWTLQGVFPRRQAAVARRLGELTATELLPPQRLQQAVAAPATVQAVRQALVTALIQRVSRLVHGVPSVLGPLQQRLLAGFEDAVDAELRRSLPGLMEQVAGAAVQELRVAQVVAEQVAALPPERLEEMLLSVLRRELRFVEGAGALLGGLVGMVQGILWTMIVQ, from the coding sequence ATGCTTGAGGTCGTTGGTATTTCCACGGTCGTGTGTGCCTTGGTGGGCTGGGGGACCAACGTGCTCGCCGTGCGCATGCTCTTTCGGCCCTACCGCCCGTGGCGCGTGGGGCCGTGGACGCTGCAGGGGGTCTTTCCCCGGCGTCAGGCAGCTGTGGCCCGGCGGCTGGGGGAACTCACCGCCACCGAGCTCCTTCCCCCGCAGCGGTTGCAGCAGGCCGTGGCGGCCCCCGCCACGGTGCAGGCCGTGCGCCAGGCGCTCGTGACTGCCCTCATCCAGCGCGTATCCCGCCTCGTGCATGGGGTGCCCAGCGTTTTGGGACCGTTGCAACAGCGTCTGCTCGCTGGCTTCGAGGACGCCGTGGACGCGGAACTTCGCCGCAGCCTTCCGGGGCTCATGGAGCAGGTGGCCGGTGCGGCGGTGCAGGAGCTGCGCGTGGCCCAAGTGGTGGCGGAGCAGGTGGCGGCCCTGCCTCCGGAGCGCCTGGAGGAGATGCTCCTTTCCGTGCTGCGCCGGGAGCTGCGTTTTGTGGAAGGCGCAGGCGCGCTGCTCGGGGGGTTGGTGGGAATGGTGCAAGGGATTTTATGGACAATGATTGTGCAGTAA
- a CDS encoding queuosine precursor transporter, translating into MIGFNELLWFSFALVDLSILLLIYRFFGKIGLYVSIVISIIICNIEVLKTVTLFGLTTTLGNVLYASIFLATDILSEMHGKEDARRGVILGFVALVLSTLYLQVALLFIPDGSDFAQPHLEALFGLLPRVALASMTAYLVSQMYDVWAFHAIREKTGVRHLWLRNNGSTLVSQFLDSLVFCVIAFAGVYPMSVFGEILLTTYGIKALVAVLDTPFMYLARRIGANQAALA; encoded by the coding sequence ATGATTGGATTCAATGAGCTTTTGTGGTTTTCTTTTGCATTGGTAGATTTGTCTATTTTGCTCTTGATATATCGTTTTTTTGGAAAAATTGGTCTTTATGTGAGTATAGTCATTAGCATTATTATTTGTAATATTGAAGTGCTCAAGACGGTTACCCTTTTTGGACTGACCACCACCTTGGGAAATGTGCTCTATGCATCCATCTTTCTTGCGACGGATATTTTGAGCGAGATGCACGGCAAGGAAGATGCGCGTCGAGGAGTCATCTTGGGTTTTGTTGCGTTGGTGCTCAGTACGTTGTATCTGCAAGTGGCACTGCTTTTTATCCCAGATGGAAGTGATTTTGCACAACCGCACTTGGAAGCCTTGTTCGGACTTTTGCCGCGGGTTGCCTTGGCATCCATGACGGCGTATCTCGTATCGCAGATGTACGATGTCTGGGCCTTTCACGCCATTCGCGAAAAGACCGGCGTTCGGCATCTGTGGCTGCGCAACAATGGCTCCACGTTGGTGAGCCAGTTTTTGGATTCGCTGGTGTTTTGCGTCATTGCCTTTGCTGGCGTCTATCCCATGTCCGTGTTTGGGGAGATCCTGCTGACGACCTATGGCATCAAGGCCTTGGTGGCGGTGCTGGATACGCCGTTCATGTACCTGGCGCGGCGCATAGGCGCCAATCAAGCCGCTCTTGCATAA
- a CDS encoding thioesterase family protein: protein MNVWLAHRVSYGETDAMGVMYYAEYLHLFERGRSEWIRACGHSYAAIEAQGIYLPVREAQCRYRAPARYDELIWLETWLDAQGRASLTFAYRLMDETKTRLLAHGSTQHAVVDSRGKPVAIPHWLRELLSPSCQ from the coding sequence ATGAACGTCTGGCTTGCCCACCGCGTCTCCTACGGCGAGACCGACGCCATGGGCGTCATGTACTACGCCGAGTATTTGCACCTCTTCGAGCGCGGCCGAAGCGAGTGGATCCGGGCCTGCGGGCACAGCTACGCCGCCATCGAGGCCCAGGGCATCTATCTGCCGGTGCGCGAGGCACAATGCCGCTACCGCGCCCCAGCGCGCTATGACGAGCTCATCTGGCTGGAAACCTGGCTGGACGCCCAAGGCCGCGCCAGCCTCACCTTCGCCTACCGCCTCATGGACGAAACCAAGACCCGGCTCCTCGCCCACGGGAGCACCCAGCACGCGGTGGTGGACAGCCGCGGCAAGCCCGTGGCCATCCCGCACTGGCTCCGAGAGCTCCTCTCCCCTTCCTGCCAATGA
- a CDS encoding cofactor-independent phosphoglycerate mutase, with protein sequence MKFVYLIADGMSGWPGEMAGGRTTLEAAHTPTLDALARTALTGQCRTVPQGMPPGSDVANMALLGFDPKRYHTGRGPIEAAAQGLTLDADDLVWRMNLVTVSAYAPEGRMEDYSAGHIDTATAAALIERLRQSLPDGLEIFCGVQYRHLLVERNAGHGPSARIHVRPPHDILGESIGPDLDALAAAPALASFARNAHSLLSHGNPSRANAIWPWGQGRPLQLPAFEASFGLRGAVISAVDLVRGLGRAAGMEVLEVPGATGLIDTNYEGKVAAALEFLQRGDFAYLHVEAPDECGHMGDAALKTEAIARFDARIVAPMLEGLRALGEPFVLVVTSDHATPVAERTHVADPVPFLVYQSEHATCGPEVFTEASTRSGAQIASGPELLQLVLARGRG encoded by the coding sequence ATGAAATTCGTCTATCTCATCGCCGATGGCATGAGCGGCTGGCCCGGAGAAATGGCCGGCGGCCGCACTACCCTGGAAGCGGCCCACACCCCCACCCTGGATGCCCTCGCCCGCACCGCCTTGACCGGTCAGTGCCGCACCGTGCCCCAAGGCATGCCTCCGGGCTCGGATGTGGCCAACATGGCCCTGTTGGGCTTCGACCCCAAGCGCTACCACACCGGTCGCGGCCCCATCGAGGCTGCGGCCCAGGGGCTCACGCTGGACGCCGACGACCTGGTGTGGCGCATGAACCTGGTCACGGTGTCCGCCTACGCCCCAGAGGGCCGCATGGAAGACTACAGCGCCGGGCACATCGACACCGCCACGGCAGCGGCCCTGATCGAGCGCCTGCGGCAAAGTCTCCCGGACGGCCTGGAGATCTTCTGCGGGGTGCAATACCGACATCTCCTGGTGGAACGAAACGCGGGCCACGGCCCTTCCGCCCGCATCCACGTGCGGCCGCCCCACGATATCCTGGGGGAAAGCATCGGCCCGGATTTGGACGCCCTGGCCGCGGCCCCTGCGCTCGCCAGCTTTGCCCGCAACGCCCATAGCCTCCTGAGTCATGGCAACCCTTCCCGGGCCAACGCCATCTGGCCCTGGGGGCAAGGCCGACCCCTCCAGCTTCCCGCCTTCGAGGCCAGCTTCGGCCTGCGCGGGGCGGTGATCTCCGCCGTGGACCTGGTGCGAGGCCTGGGACGGGCGGCGGGCATGGAGGTACTGGAAGTGCCGGGGGCCACGGGCCTCATCGACACCAATTACGAAGGCAAGGTGGCGGCGGCCCTGGAATTCTTGCAGCGCGGCGATTTCGCCTACCTGCACGTGGAGGCCCCGGACGAGTGCGGTCACATGGGGGACGCTGCGCTCAAGACCGAAGCCATCGCCCGTTTCGACGCCCGCATCGTGGCCCCCATGCTGGAGGGCCTGCGCGCCCTGGGCGAACCTTTCGTCCTGGTGGTCACCAGTGATCACGCCACGCCGGTGGCCGAGCGCACCCACGTGGCTGACCCGGTGCCCTTCCTGGTGTACCAGAGCGAGCATGCCACCTGCGGCCCGGAAGTGTTCACCGAAGCCTCCACCCGCAGCGGGGCGCAAATCGCCTCGGGCCCGGAACTCTTGCAGCTCGTCCTTGCCCGGGGGCGCGGATGA
- a CDS encoding homoserine dehydrogenase — MEPSVIHLGLAGLGTVGSGLVRIIEENGDWIARRLGRRLQVKAILVRDMDKPRPITPSPSTHLTTNPADLYTDPDIDIVVELTGGIDFPRRLITEALQHGKSVVTANKALLAEHGPELFELAASRGLGLYYEASVAGGIPVIQTLKESLAGNRIKDITGILNGTANFILSEMTQHGEDFATALAKAQEKGYAEADPTLDVDGWDAAHKLVILIRLATGQDVPLPALVVQGIRNVTAQDIALAREFGYRVKLVAQMRDKSGRIQAGVYPALLPEDHILAKVDGPFNAILLEGNAVGPIMLYGQGAGDLPTGSAVLADILALARSGSCPNNTGFLETRLPQAQILAPELTVFRHYFRFTVVDKPGVVAAIAGVMGESNISIAQMVQRGANADSSVPIVFFTHSAQMRDVERALSTIAAFSFVVAKPVHYRILA; from the coding sequence GTGGAACCATCGGTCATCCATTTGGGGCTGGCTGGGCTTGGCACTGTGGGATCAGGGCTGGTGCGCATCATCGAAGAAAACGGCGATTGGATCGCCCGGCGTCTGGGCAGGCGCCTGCAGGTCAAGGCCATCCTGGTGCGGGACATGGACAAGCCGCGGCCCATCACGCCGTCCCCGTCCACCCATCTGACCACCAATCCTGCGGACCTCTACACCGACCCGGACATCGACATCGTGGTGGAACTCACCGGCGGCATCGACTTTCCCCGCCGCCTCATCACCGAGGCCCTCCAGCACGGCAAATCCGTGGTCACGGCCAACAAGGCCCTGCTCGCCGAACACGGCCCGGAGCTCTTCGAGCTGGCCGCCTCGCGAGGACTCGGGCTCTATTACGAGGCCAGCGTGGCCGGCGGCATTCCGGTCATCCAGACCCTCAAAGAAAGTCTCGCCGGTAACCGCATCAAAGACATCACGGGAATCCTCAACGGCACGGCCAATTTCATCTTGAGCGAAATGACCCAGCACGGCGAAGACTTCGCCACCGCACTGGCAAAGGCCCAAGAAAAGGGATACGCCGAGGCCGACCCCACTTTGGATGTGGACGGCTGGGACGCGGCCCACAAACTGGTGATCCTCATCCGCCTGGCCACGGGCCAGGACGTGCCGCTGCCCGCACTGGTGGTGCAAGGGATCCGCAACGTCACGGCCCAAGACATCGCCCTGGCCCGGGAGTTCGGCTACCGCGTGAAACTCGTGGCCCAGATGCGCGACAAGTCCGGCCGCATCCAGGCCGGAGTCTACCCGGCCCTGCTCCCGGAAGACCACATCCTGGCCAAGGTGGACGGCCCGTTCAACGCCATCCTCCTGGAAGGCAACGCCGTGGGGCCCATCATGCTCTACGGTCAAGGCGCCGGGGACCTGCCCACAGGCAGCGCCGTGCTGGCGGACATCCTGGCCCTTGCCCGCTCAGGCAGCTGCCCCAACAACACCGGCTTTCTGGAGACCCGCCTGCCCCAAGCCCAGATCCTGGCCCCGGAGCTCACCGTCTTTCGCCACTATTTCCGCTTCACGGTGGTGGACAAACCCGGCGTGGTGGCGGCCATTGCCGGGGTCATGGGCGAATCCAACATCAGCATCGCCCAGATGGTGCAGCGCGGCGCCAACGCGGACAGCAGCGTGCCCATCGTCTTTTTCACCCACAGCGCCCAAATGCGTGACGTGGAGCGGGCGCTTTCCACCATCGCTGCCTTCAGCTTCGTGGTGGCCAAACCCGTACATTACCGGATTCTTGCATGA